A stretch of Triticum aestivum cultivar Chinese Spring chromosome 1D, IWGSC CS RefSeq v2.1, whole genome shotgun sequence DNA encodes these proteins:
- the LOC123181135 gene encoding E3 ubiquitin-protein ligase RING1-like: MSTPGAAYYASLARKQYFCYQCNRTVLIAASAAAAGELSCPDCRGDFLEEVTVPAPTILPFPFAFPPMMPTASSPSRSSSSSTAAPPSSDLSNFLTSILDLQEGRRVRSRSGSGAASAAGTATPENEPESFDPLVFFQNYIHTLMEGGANIQVLLDDASVNLAPGPGGRAGGTSYGDYFVGPGLEQLIEQLAENDPNRYGTPPAAKSALTTLPDVVVTDAMVAAAEGAECAVCKEDFSPGDGAKQMPCKHIYHADCIVPWLELHNSCPICRFELPTDDPDYEGNKASNPQSAVGIAAAAAASGSSGAAEEGGEESGETARVVERRFNVSLPWPFGGSAGQTPQQDGNNAGAGSSSQDSGSQDGAGGSNKN, translated from the coding sequence ATGTCGACCCCGGGCGCCGCCTACTACGCTTCCCTCGCGCGCAAGCAGTACTTCTGCTACCAATGCAACCGCACCGTCCtcatcgccgcctccgccgcggccgccgGCGAGCTCTCATGCCCCGACTGCCGCGGGGACTTCCTGGAGGAGGTCACCGTCCCCGCCCCCACCATCCTccccttccccttcgccttcccccCTATGATGCCCACCGCCTCCTCCCCGTcccgatcctcctcctcctccaccgccgcgccCCCCTCCAGCGACCTCTCCAACTTCCTCACCAGCATCCTCGACCTCCAGGAGGGCCGCCGCGTTAGGTCCAGGAGCGGGAGCGGTGCCGCCTCGGCCGCTGGCACGGCCACGCCTGAGAACGAGCCGGAGTCCTTCGACCCGCTCGTGTTTTTCCAGAACTACATCCACACCCTCATGGAGGGGGGCGCCAACATCCAGGTGCTCCTCGACGACGCCAGCGTCAACCTCGCCCCTGGCCCAGGCGGCCGTGCCGGTGGGACAAGCTACGGGGACTACTTCGTCGGCCCGGGACTGGAGCAACTCATCGAGCAGCTCGCCGAGAACGATCCCAACCGCTACGGCACGCCGCCGGCTGCCAAGTCCGCCCTGACCACTCTTCCTGACGTCGTTGTCACAGATGCCATGGTTGCGGCGGCAGAGGGTGCCGAGTGTGCTGTGTGCAAGGAAGATTTCTCACCTGGAGATGGGGCCAAGCAGATGCCCTGCAAGCATATCTACCACGCAGATTGCATTGTACCCTGGTTGGAGCTCCACAATTCGTGCCCCATTTGTCGCTTTGAGCTGCCCACCGATGATCCTGATTATGAGGGCAATAAGGCCTCAAACCCACAGTCAGCTGTTGgtatcgctgctgctgctgctgcatctgGGAGCTCTGGTGCTGCTgaggaaggaggggaggagagTGGGGAGACTGCAAGGGTGGTGGAAAGGAGATTCAATGTGTCATTGCCATGGCCGTTTGGTGGATCGGCAGGTCAAACACCACAGCAAGATGGGAACAATGCCGGTGCTGGCAGTAGCTCACAGGACAGCGGTTCGCAGGATGGAGCTGGTGGCAGTAACAAAAATTGA